Proteins from a single region of Pseudodesulfovibrio portus:
- a CDS encoding CoB--CoM heterodisulfide reductase iron-sulfur subunit A family protein, translated as MNPGRENRSRSGFRPFCWLEPQLYSGGVKRMSNNSILVVGGGFAGITAALEAAEIGYEVYIVETNPYLGGRVAQLNQYFPKLCPPSCGLEIQFQRIKNNPNVKVITMADVTSVSGTAGNYDVKITQRPRFVNEKCTACGECEKATSTKVESEFDFGTGSRGLAYKTHPFMFPMRYVVDAENASESELSAIQAACPYDAVALDDAPKTIDLAVGAIVVATGWKPYDVANLTNLGGGALKNVVTNMQFERLCAPNGPTNGKIQRPSDGAEPKKIAFVQCAGSRDQNHLNYCSYICCMASLKHVRYVRERSDASATIYYIDLRTPGRYDKFKSITEADDKLSLVKGKVAGIVEDANGNPIVTVENALTGIKTDEKFDMVVLATGMQPSIAELQVPAGQADADGFVIDGEGIIAAGCAKQPFDVMKTAQSGTAAAMKAIQTVVGR; from the coding sequence CTGAATCCGGGCCGGGAAAACCGCTCCCGGTCCGGGTTTAGGCCATTTTGTTGGCTTGAGCCTCAACTTTATTCGGGAGGAGTTAAGAGAATGTCGAATAACAGTATTCTCGTAGTAGGCGGAGGATTCGCAGGGATCACCGCCGCCCTCGAAGCCGCTGAAATCGGCTACGAGGTGTACATCGTTGAAACCAATCCCTACCTCGGTGGACGGGTTGCTCAGCTCAATCAGTATTTCCCGAAGCTGTGCCCGCCCTCCTGTGGTCTTGAGATTCAGTTCCAGCGCATCAAAAACAACCCCAATGTCAAGGTCATCACCATGGCCGACGTCACGTCCGTTTCCGGCACCGCCGGCAACTACGACGTGAAGATCACGCAGCGTCCCCGCTTCGTGAACGAAAAATGTACCGCCTGCGGCGAATGCGAGAAGGCCACGTCCACCAAGGTCGAATCCGAATTCGACTTCGGCACCGGCTCCCGCGGTCTGGCGTACAAGACCCATCCCTTCATGTTCCCCATGCGCTACGTCGTGGATGCCGAGAACGCATCCGAGTCCGAGCTGTCCGCCATCCAGGCCGCCTGCCCGTACGACGCCGTGGCCCTGGACGACGCCCCCAAGACCATCGATCTGGCCGTCGGCGCCATCGTGGTCGCCACGGGCTGGAAGCCCTATGACGTTGCCAACCTGACCAACCTGGGCGGCGGCGCATTGAAGAATGTGGTCACCAACATGCAGTTCGAGCGTCTGTGCGCGCCCAACGGCCCCACCAACGGCAAGATCCAGCGTCCTTCCGACGGCGCAGAGCCCAAGAAGATCGCCTTTGTCCAGTGTGCCGGTTCCCGCGACCAGAACCACCTGAACTACTGCTCTTATATCTGCTGCATGGCTTCGCTGAAGCATGTCCGCTACGTGCGGGAACGCTCCGATGCCAGCGCAACGATCTACTACATCGACCTGCGCACCCCCGGCCGCTACGACAAGTTCAAGTCCATCACCGAGGCCGACGACAAGCTCAGCCTGGTCAAGGGCAAGGTCGCCGGGATCGTCGAGGATGCGAACGGCAACCCGATCGTCACCGTGGAGAACGCGCTCACCGGCATCAAGACCGACGAGAAGTTCGACATGGTCGTCCTGGCCACCGGCATGCAGCCCAGCATCGCCGAACTGCAGGTCCCGGCCGGTCAGGCCGACGCTGACGGTTTCGTCATCGACGGCGAGGGCATCATTGCCGCCGGTTGCGCCAAGCAGCCCTTTGATGTCATGAAGACCGCCCAGTCCGGCACCGCTGCCGCGATGAAGGCGATTCAAACCGTGGTAGGGAGGTAA